ACGTTTCTGATGCTGTTGATGAGTCCCGTGAGCGTGTTCGCCTTCTTCTTGATTACGCTGGTCACGGGCTTTCATTTCGGAGAGGGCATCGGCCTTCCCCTCGTGTTTCTCGTCTCCATTCCAATTGATATCTGGGCGATTGGTCTGGTGTCGCGCACCGTGTTTCTGGAACGGCTACGTCTGGAACCCCCGGATTCCCTCGGGGTCGGCCTCTGGGTTCGATTCGCCGGCGCCGGTGCGATTTATCTTCCGCTCCTGTGGGTGATCGAAAGCGGCGCTACCGATTTGGCCCGATCCATCACGAAATCCATCCTGGATCTCGAGATGCTGAAGGGGTTGCCGGTAGCCGAACGAATTGGTCTGGAATTTACCGCGTGGGGTAGCGCTTCGTTAGTCGTCTTGATCGCGCTGACCTACGTTGGCCTGATCATTCTCGGGAAACTTGTGGAAGGTCGGACGGCCGGTGCTCAACCTGCGTCGGATACCTATCAAGAACTCATTTGGCGGTGGGATATGTTCCGTGTGCCCACCGATCAAAGTCTGATGCTGACCGCTTTCACGGGTGCCGGTGCAGTGTTGAGCGTGGTGTTCTGGATGGTATTGCCCGTCTCCACGCCGCATCCCCATGAATGTTGTAAGCCGGCGGCTGTGGCGATCGCGCCCCCCTTCGATCCTCAGAAATCCCTGACCAAAGATGAAAAAGCGTTCAAGGACGCAGAGGTGAAGATTGCCGCGCTTGAGCAGAAGACCGCTGAAGACGAGAAGGACAAGCAAAAGGGCGGAAAGGATAAAGCCGGTGTCAAAGAAGGAGCCGCAAAGAGTGAGGTCAAGGCTCCGCAACCAGCAGCCGGAAAACCGGCAGGGAGCAAGTGACATCATGGCGAACGACGAGGTGACAACAATGATGAACCATGGGCGGACTATTGGAAATCAGGTGCGCCAAATGGCGGGGCGAATCGCGTTACTCGCGGGATGCGCAGCAGTGCTCGGATGGATGGGAATGCCGGACATGGCCATGGCCCAGGACGCAGCCGCGCAAGCTCCGACCGCCTATCGGGACATCCCGTATGTCGGCAGCCGCAACCTCGTCTGGATCATCGCGCAGCTACACCTTCTCCTCGCAGGGTTTGTGCTTGGCGTGCCGATTTTCGCCTGGCTGTGCGAAGTGGTGGGCTATAAGTCCGGCGATAAGCGCTACGACAAGTTGGCCAAAGAGTTTACCAAGCTGCTCACCTCGTCCTATGCCACGACCGCCCTGTTCGGTGGCATCCTGCTGTTTCTCCTGATCGGCTTCTATCCGAAGTTGATGGCCTATTTGACCGACATTTTCTTCCCCTCTTTCCTCGTCTATTGCGGGCTCTTCCTCGTGGAAACTGCCACGTTGTACCTCTATTGGTACGGTTGGGACGCGATGTCCGAGGGGAATGGAAAGAAGTTCCACATTTTCTTGGGCTTCCTGCTCAATGTCTTTGCCTTCTTCATCATGATCGTGCCCAACTCCTGGGCCACGTTCCAAGCCAGCCCGGTCGTCATCGCCGAAGGAACTGATTTCGAACGCGCCTGGGCCGCGACCTGGAACCCGACCTGGTGGCCGGTGAACATCCATCGCATCATCGCGAACGTGGTGCTGGGAGGATACATCTGCGGAGCCTATGCCGGTATCCGATACCTGTCGGCTAAGAGTACCGAGGAACGTTACCACTATGACTGGATGGGCTACGTTGGCAACTTCATCGGCGTCTTCGGTTTGTTGCCCTTGCCCTTCGCTGGTTATTGGTTGATGCGCGAAATCTATCAGTACAACCAACAGATGGGTATCACCCTCATGGGCGGATTCCTTTCCTGGTTGTTCATCCTACAGGCCATGTTGATCGGGGTACTCTTCCTCGGATCCAACTATTATTTCTGGATGGGTATTACCCATCGAATACCAGGATCCGAAGGCCAGTATCGCAAGCCGATCATGGCCATGTTGATCATCCTGTTGATGTGTCTCGCCGTCTGGATGACGCCGCACTCTCTCGTGGCCAGTCTGGAAGAGGCCCAGAAGATGGGCGGGACCCACCATCCGCTGCTCGGCGTCTTCGGCGTCATGTCGGCCAAAATGACGGTGTCGAACCTGATGGTGCTCGTCACGTTCATGAGCTTCATCATGTATTGGCGTGCAGGCAAAGAAGACACGGCGGGATGGGCGAAGGTCGCGAAATCGGTCATGGGTGCCGTACTCGTGCTGGCTGGACTCGCGGTGATCGTCCTCGGTGTCTGGGGCTACTTTGTCCCGGCCATCATTCGCATCAATTACTTCTCTACATCTCAAGTGGGTATCGTCATCTTCGTCATGTTGACCATCACACCCTTGACCGCTTTGCTGCTCAAAAGTGCCAAGACCACCACGGAAATGGTGTGGGGGAGAATGCCTCCTCGTGCCGGCTATTCGCTGGTCTTGAACGCGGTCATGGTCATTCTGTTGATGACGCTGATGGGGTATGCCCGCTCCTCATCGCGCGTCCATTGGCATGTGTATGGTGTCATGCGTGACTCATCTCAGTATGCGTTTTCACCTGCCCTTGGGTATGCCGCGACATTGATGGCCCTGTGTACATTCCTGTTCTGTATGTTGGTCGCTTTCATTTTCTGGGTCGCGACGATGGGTGACAAAGCCAAGGCTGCTGCCAGTGCGAAAAGCGCGGCTGAAGCCGGAGGCATCCCTGCCATGGCGGGTGGGTCGCCGGCATTGGACGTCCCTGCAACCGAGGCGTCCGAGGGACAGCGTCCGGTCTGATCGGATAGACGAGTTCCTCTGACCCGCGGAGGAAACCGTGATCATTATCCTTTGTTGAGGACTTATGAGCGAAGTAGTCAAACTGCAGCTAATCGGTCTGTGTGTCGTCGGGATCGGAACCGTCATCCTCTTGTTCATCAAGGGGCAATTTCTCCGGGTGATCGGGTTTGTCGCGATCGTGTTGGGGTTATTTGCCTTGGTCGCGTTGGCCGTCCCGCAGATGGCTTCGCTACCCCCGGCCGAAGAAAGCATCAATATCGCGGACATCAAAACTCCGACGGACATGGCGACAATCGGGCAAAAGATATTTTTCAGCAAAGGCCAATGCGCGCTCTGCCATTCCATTGGTCCGAGTGAATCGGCTCGCTGCCCGGACCTCAAAGGTATCGGTGCGAAGCTGTCCCGTGAGTTTATTTTCGAGAGCCTGACGGAACCGCAAGCCTACCTCTATTTGGACTATCGCCACGAAGGCGTGCCAAAGGAATATCCGGCTCGCATGCCGTACATCAATAAGAACCCGATCGGCCTGTCCAAGAATGAAATTCTTTCGATTATCGCGTTCCTGCAGCAAATGAGCGGCGAACCGATCAGCGTGAGCCCTGCGGAGTTGGACCTTCCCCGTGCCACCCCGGCACCGGTGAAGGCTGCGGATGCCGGTACCCTTGCTGTGGCGCAGGCACGATAAGTTATCGACGGTGAAGTAGAGGAGGAAGGTATGGGAGGCGTATTTGTCAGACCAATCATACTCACGGTCTGTATCTATTTGTTCCTGAAATTCATTGTTCCGGTCTTGCCGCATAGTGCGCCGTTGCCTTCAAGCTTGATTTTTCTGTACCTGATGCTGGTGATGTCAGGTTCGGTGCTGTTTGCCACGTTGAGTGGCGAATCCAAGGACGCATTCTTTCAGCCGATTCTCCGTTTCCTGACAGGGGAAAGCGGTGGCGCACTCAGCAGCGCCCGCTATCTCGTGCTGGCGCTGTTTCCCATCCTCGTGGGATGGCAGACCTATGGCAGCACGGCTTCGAGTGATGCACCCCCGGGTGAGAATCGCACGATTCACCCCGCTCCTCCCGGCGAATACACCGGACTCTCCAATCCGGTACCGAAGACGCCGGAGAATATTATGTATGGGAAAGGTTTGTATGCCTCGCGTTGCGCGCCCTGCCACGGCAATTTCGATGGCAAGGGGTTCGCGGCCGCAGGATTTACGCCACCGCCGGCGAACTTTAAGGACCCGACGACGATCGCCATGCTGCAAGAAAGCTATCTGTTCTGGCGGATCAAGAAGGGCGGCGTCGGCCTTCCTGTCGAAGGCATGCCATGGAAAACGGCCATGCCGCGATGGGAACTTGAAATGTCCGATGAGGACATCTGGAAAGTCATTATGGGCGAATATGACGGAGCCGGACAGAAACCTAGAACCTGGGACGAGTCCGAGTAATTTCTCCGATCAGAGATTGCTGAGCAATTAAGGGGAACGTATGGCACGAGTGAGGAGAGTAGGAAAGAGATGGTGGGTTGGAGCCGTCGGCCTTTTAGGGCTGTGCGTGGCTGCTGAAGTGCAGCCTGCCTATAGTCAGCAAAGCGTCGCAGTGCGCGCGGGACTTGTGAAGGGCTCCCTTCCGGCCGATGATCCCACGGCAGCAGCATGGGCTACTGCCTCCGTGTCTGAATTCCCCATGTCTCCTCAGGTCCATTGGCCGGTCAGAATCACGGAGGTGACCGCGAAAACTGTCAAGGTTCGAGGCCTCCACGATGGAACCACGGTCGCCATCATGCTCGAATATTCGGATCCCTCTGAAGATCCCGATGATGCGGCTGCGTTGGAGTTCATGGTGGGTGATACCAAGGCCCACTTCGCTCACGGTCAGCCGATGGCGCAGGTCGAGGGTGGCCCGGTCAATATCTGGTACTGGAAGAATAAAGACGGGAAAGGTTCGGACCTAGGCGCGAAGGGATTCGGCACGCTCAAGCCACATAGTCATCAGGACGTCAAGGCCAAGGGCGTCTACCAGGGCGGCGTGTGGAAGGTCGTTTTCTCGCGGCCGTTGAGCACGGAGCATGTGGCGGAAGATACCCAATTCAAGCCAGGAGAATTTGGCAGCATCGCCTTCGCTGTCTGGGACGGCAAAAAGATGGAGAGCGGCCAGCCGAAAGAAAAGGGTTCTGAAAAAGCGATTTCATCCTGGTGGTATTTCCGTGCCGATGCACCACCGGACTATTCCCCGTACCTGTACGCATTACTCGCGGTGGGCCTCGCGCTGGGCTTCGAGATGGCTCTCGTGAGACGTTTAAAGAAAGGGTCGTGAGCATGAGGGCGTGGCGAAGAATACGCGTCTTTGGAGCAGTCGTCGGGGTAGTGGGCCTCTCGGGCCTCATCGGTGCGGGTTGTTCGATGATGCAGAGTGAACAGGCCGCTAAGGGCAAGAAGCTCTACGCGCACTATTGCATGCATTGCCACGGCGAAACCGGCAAGCAGAATGAAGGGTTCAACTGGTCCTCAATGACCGACCCGAAACCAAAAGACCTCTCCAACAAGTCGGAAATGGGCACGTTCAAGGACGAGGATATCTTCAACACGATCTCTCGTGACATGAAGGATACGAGCCCGAACGGCGACAAGATCGGCGACGATGAATTTGCTGTGCCGACCATGCCGACCTTCAAGTACACGCTGTCAGAGGAAGAGATCTGGGGCATCGTCGGATATGTGCGTTCCTTGCACGGCAAGAAGTTAGAGTTTAACGTCGAGGGTCGTAAGAAAGAGCTCCAAGAGGCCAAGCAATCTGCCGAGCAAAAGTATAAAGAGGCGGAACGTTTGGAGCAGGAAGCCGAAAAGAAGGCCAGCGACGAAGCCGACAAGAAGGGTGTGGAAGTCGACGATAATGCCTATGCCAAGGAAATGCAGGCGATGGGGCAGGCCAAGAAGGACCTGGACCAGGCTACAGCTGCAATGGCGAATTTTACCACCAGGCCTGGCAAGGGCGTGAACATTGCCCGCCCCGATTTGAACATGAAGCCGGATGCGGCTGCAAAACTCGTCGAAGTCGGCAAGCAGATTTATGTGACCAAGTATGGATGCAATGGATGCCACAAGATCGGCGAAGAGGGTGGTAAGGTTGGCCCTGCGTTAGATCGCGCAGGCTATCGATTGAATCCGACGTGGGTGTATCGGTGGCTGCGGAATCCGCAGGCCATGAAGCCGGATACCCGTATGCCGAGCCTGGGCCTCAATGATGCGGATGCCAAAGCGGTTGCCCTCTACCTGAAAACGCTGCGTGCACCGAAGCCGGATAAGCCGTTAGGCAAGGTGAGCGAAGAGTAGATTACGGAGTCGTCCCGAGCGTACCGATCCACAGTGCAATGAGGATTGTGGCTCCGACGTACACGTGCTGGTAAAACATTTCGAACGCTGTGTGCGGCGCGAGGGGCAACCGTAAGCGCCGCACCTGCCGAAGAAAAAATCCTCCAAGCAGGGCTACGATCACATAGTAGCCGATTCCCAGGCCTGATACGTACCCGGCCGCAATCAAACATCCCGTCATTCCCGTGAGGAAGAGTCCGACGGCCAGCGGGACCGCAGCGCCGAAGAGAAGCGCGGACGATTTCACGCCAATCCGCTGGTCATCCTCACGGTCTTGCAACGCGTAGATCGTGTCGTAGGCGACTGCCCAACAGATGGTTGCGCCGAAAAGCCACCAGGCTTGTACATCGATGGTGGCCCGCGAGGCAGCCCATGCCATGATCGCACCCCAGCCGAAGGCGATGCCCAAGACTGCCTGTGGCATGTGAATCCACCGTTTGCAAAACGGGTAGATGGCCGCCAGAAATAACGCGATCGGACTGAGTCCGATGGTCAACCAATTCAGCGGGAAGACGAGCGCTGCCGCCATCAACGCCAGACTACTGGTCACTATCAGGGCATGTCCCAGCGTTAATCTGCCGGCGGCCAAGGGCCGTGCGCTGGTGCGTGCCACGTGTTTGTCGAAATTGCGATCGGCCACGTCGTTGATCACGACGCCGAGACTCCGCATGACAAAGGATCCGAGCGCGAAGATGCCGACCAACCAGAGCGGCGGTCGACCGTGATTGGCGAGAACCAACGCCCACAGGCTCGGCCACATCAAGAGCCAGGTGCCTGACTGGTTGTTGAGACGGATCAGGTCGGCGACGGCGCTCCATGTCCAGGCAGGCGAGTCGCGTTCGGTTGACTGGTTGGCGGAGATCACGCGCTGGACCTTAACGGAGCACAAGGAACCTGTCAACGAGACCCCTCAGCGGTTGTCAT
The nucleotide sequence above comes from Nitrospira sp.. Encoded proteins:
- the ubiA gene encoding 4-hydroxybenzoate octaprenyltransferase; translated protein: MISANQSTERDSPAWTWSAVADLIRLNNQSGTWLLMWPSLWALVLANHGRPPLWLVGIFALGSFVMRSLGVVINDVADRNFDKHVARTSARPLAAGRLTLGHALIVTSSLALMAAALVFPLNWLTIGLSPIALFLAAIYPFCKRWIHMPQAVLGIAFGWGAIMAWAASRATIDVQAWWLFGATICWAVAYDTIYALQDREDDQRIGVKSSALLFGAAVPLAVGLFLTGMTGCLIAAGYVSGLGIGYYVIVALLGGFFLRQVRRLRLPLAPHTAFEMFYQHVYVGATILIALWIGTLGTTP
- a CDS encoding cytochrome ubiquinol oxidase subunit I, whose amino-acid sequence is MANDEVTTMMNHGRTIGNQVRQMAGRIALLAGCAAVLGWMGMPDMAMAQDAAAQAPTAYRDIPYVGSRNLVWIIAQLHLLLAGFVLGVPIFAWLCEVVGYKSGDKRYDKLAKEFTKLLTSSYATTALFGGILLFLLIGFYPKLMAYLTDIFFPSFLVYCGLFLVETATLYLYWYGWDAMSEGNGKKFHIFLGFLLNVFAFFIMIVPNSWATFQASPVVIAEGTDFERAWAATWNPTWWPVNIHRIIANVVLGGYICGAYAGIRYLSAKSTEERYHYDWMGYVGNFIGVFGLLPLPFAGYWLMREIYQYNQQMGITLMGGFLSWLFILQAMLIGVLFLGSNYYFWMGITHRIPGSEGQYRKPIMAMLIILLMCLAVWMTPHSLVASLEEAQKMGGTHHPLLGVFGVMSAKMTVSNLMVLVTFMSFIMYWRAGKEDTAGWAKVAKSVMGAVLVLAGLAVIVLGVWGYFVPAIIRINYFSTSQVGIVIFVMLTITPLTALLLKSAKTTTEMVWGRMPPRAGYSLVLNAVMVILLMTLMGYARSSSRVHWHVYGVMRDSSQYAFSPALGYAATLMALCTFLFCMLVAFIFWVATMGDKAKAAASAKSAAEAGGIPAMAGGSPALDVPATEASEGQRPV
- a CDS encoding cytochrome c: MSEVVKLQLIGLCVVGIGTVILLFIKGQFLRVIGFVAIVLGLFALVALAVPQMASLPPAEESINIADIKTPTDMATIGQKIFFSKGQCALCHSIGPSESARCPDLKGIGAKLSREFIFESLTEPQAYLYLDYRHEGVPKEYPARMPYINKNPIGLSKNEILSIIAFLQQMSGEPISVSPAELDLPRATPAPVKAADAGTLAVAQAR
- a CDS encoding c-type cytochrome, producing MRAWRRIRVFGAVVGVVGLSGLIGAGCSMMQSEQAAKGKKLYAHYCMHCHGETGKQNEGFNWSSMTDPKPKDLSNKSEMGTFKDEDIFNTISRDMKDTSPNGDKIGDDEFAVPTMPTFKYTLSEEEIWGIVGYVRSLHGKKLEFNVEGRKKELQEAKQSAEQKYKEAERLEQEAEKKASDEADKKGVEVDDNAYAKEMQAMGQAKKDLDQATAAMANFTTRPGKGVNIARPDLNMKPDAAAKLVEVGKQIYVTKYGCNGCHKIGEEGGKVGPALDRAGYRLNPTWVYRWLRNPQAMKPDTRMPSLGLNDADAKAVALYLKTLRAPKPDKPLGKVSEE
- a CDS encoding c-type cytochrome; the encoded protein is MGGVFVRPIILTVCIYLFLKFIVPVLPHSAPLPSSLIFLYLMLVMSGSVLFATLSGESKDAFFQPILRFLTGESGGALSSARYLVLALFPILVGWQTYGSTASSDAPPGENRTIHPAPPGEYTGLSNPVPKTPENIMYGKGLYASRCAPCHGNFDGKGFAAAGFTPPPANFKDPTTIAMLQESYLFWRIKKGGVGLPVEGMPWKTAMPRWELEMSDEDIWKVIMGEYDGAGQKPRTWDESE